From the Candidatus Cloacimonadaceae bacterium genome, the window GATCAATCAATCGACCACTAACAAACTGCATGAGATGCACATGGGAGCCATGGCAGACGCCTTTAGAGATCAGCTCAATGACCACTCGTTCAAAGAACTTCAGTTTGAAGAGCGCTTTGGTTTTCTTGTAGATGCAGAATGGACGCGGCGCAAGCACAACCGGCTACAAAAATTGATCAAAAACGCCTGCTTAAAGTTCGGTAATGCCAGTGTAGCGGACATTGAGTACCATGATGACAGAAAGCTGGATCGCTCAGAGATACTGAGACTATCATCTGGTTCGTACATCGACGAAAATCGCAATATCATCATACTGGGAGCGTCCGGTAATGGCAAATCGTGGCTGGCTTGCGCCTTTGGTATAGCTGCTTGCCAACACTACTTTCCCGTAAGATACATCCGGCTTCCGGAACTCCTGGATGAGCTTGCTTTAGCCAGAGGATTAGGCACCTTCAAGAAAGTGATCCGACAATACAAAAGCATTCGGCTACTGATCCTTGATGAGTGGTTATTGACTCCTCTCAGAGAACAGGAGGCAAGAGACCTGTTGGAAATCGTTGAAGCCAGATGTCAATGTGCTTCGACTATCTTTTGTACGCAGTTCAAACCCGGTGGATGGCATGAGAAGATTGGTCAGGAAACTCTTGCAGATGCCATCCTTGACCGGATCGTACATGACTCATACCAGATATTTAT encodes:
- the istB gene encoding IS21-like element helper ATPase IstB; this encodes MINQSTTNKLHEMHMGAMADAFRDQLNDHSFKELQFEERFGFLVDAEWTRRKHNRLQKLIKNACLKFGNASVADIEYHDDRKLDRSEILRLSSGSYIDENRNIIILGASGNGKSWLACAFGIAACQHYFPVRYIRLPELLDELALARGLGTFKKVIRQYKSIRLLILDEWLLTPLREQEARDLLEIVEARCQCASTIFCTQFKPGGWHEKIGQETLADAILDRIVHDSYQIF